A segment of the Bacillus sp. es.034 genome:
ACCGATTCAGAAGAAAAAAACGAGAAGCCTAAATTACAACATCCAGAGGGGAGACATAGTCTCCTCTCCTTTTTATTTTTAGAATGATAGAAAAAACGGCTTATGTACTATTTATTAATTGATGCGTGACTTTTATTTTGAATCAACCTTTCCCCTTGAGATATTTCCCACTATCAAGCATTATAGATAAGTGTTAGATTTTATACTTTTTTTGGAGGAACAACATGACAAATAAACTAAATTCAAAAGCAATCCTCATAACCTTCATGATCGGTGCTTTTTTTGCCATTTTAAATGAAACGTTATTAAATATCGCCCTTACTGAATTAATGGCCGTGTTTGACGTAGACGCCCCAACCGTCCAATGGCTTGCGACAGGATTTATGCTGGTGATGGGGGTATTAATGCCCATCTCTGCCCTATTGATTCAGTGGTTCACAACCAGACAGATGTTCATCGGTGTCATGAGTGTGTTTCTACTTGGCACAGTCATCGCAGCCTGCTCCATTAGTTTCCCCATGCTCCTTATAGGAAGAATGATTCAGGCTGTTGGAACAGGTTTATTGATTCCGGTCATTATGAACGCCCTGCTGTTGATTTACCGTCCTGAAGTCCGGGGGAAAATAATGGGCACCTTTGGCTTGGTGATCATGTTCGCTCCAGCCATAGGACCGACTCTGTCTGGAGTGATCGTCGATTTCCTTGGCTGGAGATGGTTGTTCATCACCGTCATCCCATTCGCCGTATTTTCAATACTGTTTGCACTGAAATACTTACAGAATGTCGGCGAAATTTCCCGTCCCGCTGTCGATGTATTTTCAATCATCCTTTCATCCATAGGGATTGGAGGGATCGTATACGGCTTTAGTGCAGCAGGCGAAGAAGAAGCTGGATTTACTTCTGTCAAAATCATTGCCATCATAGCTGTATCATTGATCAGTATCACCCTCTTTGTCCTTCGACAATTGAAGCTTGACGAACCGCTCCTTGATGTAAGGGTATTCCGGTACAAGAGCTATACGAGAGGCGTGACCATCTTCGTCATCGTCATCATGGCCATGTTCGCATCAGAAATTGTGATGCCTATGTACCTACAGGGTCCTCTCGGGTTTTCTGCAAAAGCAGCTGGATTATTGCTGCTTCCCGGGGCCCTCCTGAATGGCCTGATGTCTCCTACCATGGGTTCCCTATTCGACAAATACGGCCCAAGGAAACTCATCATACCAGGTACCCTCACATTGGTGGGAGTCATGGTATTCTTTAGCGGCATCAATCCGGCTACACCTATCTGGCTATTTGTACTGGTCTACATGATTCTCATGTTGTCGATATCCGCTATCATGATGCCTTCTCAAACCAATGGATTGAATGAACTCCCTAAGCACTTATATCCACACGGAACCGCCATTGCCAACACCTTGCAGCCGGTTGCCGGTGCACTTGGGGTTTCCATCTTTGTCAGTATCATGACCCAAAGTCAGAAAGGATACATCGAAGAGCAATCAGGGACGGTCAATGAAGGTATCCTGCACAGTGCCATGACCTATGGGGTCCATCATGCCTATTGGTTTGCACTTGCCCTGGCCGCAATCGCATTCTTGATTTCACTGTTTATCCGCAAAGCGATTGCACCGGATTTTGACGAAGTGAAATCAGAAGCTTAATAGTTCGAATACCCACCAAAGGGGAAGCCTGGTACACAGTCGGGCTCCCCCTTTCTTATCCCTACTAATTAAACATGTAAAGTACTATTACTGTACGTAACCCCTCTCCAAGAGTAAAATGAGCTTGAAAGAAAGTATGAGGAGGATCTGGCATGGAGAAAGAAATAAAGATCATTGAAGATATTCGTTCTGAATTATTACATAGTGTGAATGACCTAACGGTCGAGGAATGTAACAAAGAATTAGAAGAAGGTCGCTGGACGATCATGCAGGTACTGGATCATCTTTATTTAATGGAGAGATCCCTTACCAAAACGATTCAGTTGACCCTTGAAAAAGGCGAAGAACAGCAAGTGGAGTCGAAGCCGATTCACTATACGGTAAATCGATCCACCAAGGTAGATGCCCCTCCTTTTGTGGTCCCTTCAGAAGAAAAGCAGACTCTTCAACAAATGAAGCAAAAACTGGAAGCGTCAAGAAAAGAGCTTCTCCATTTCATTGGAACAACAAACAAGAAAGATTTACAGAAAAAAGCGTATCCTCACCCCATTTTCGGACATATCCGTTTAGATGAGTGGGTACCGTTTATTGGTTATCATGAGAAGAGACACTTAGAACAGATTGAAGAGTTGAAATCAAAATTATAGACCTGTATGAAAGGATCTGTTTCTATTTGAAACAGATCCTTATTTATAAGAGCCATCTCTACATTTTCAGATCTCGTTTATCAAAAAATATAAATGTCACAAAGCTCAATATTACGATCATCACGAATGATATCCCTACATAAGCAGATCCCAATCCTCCCCCATACATCACATTTTCAGCTTCAAAGTACTTAAAGGGTGTGAGATATTTCAAAGCCTCAATTTTTCCGTTCAAGTCAATGGCGAATGACAGAATGAA
Coding sequences within it:
- a CDS encoding MDR family MFS transporter; amino-acid sequence: MTNKLNSKAILITFMIGAFFAILNETLLNIALTELMAVFDVDAPTVQWLATGFMLVMGVLMPISALLIQWFTTRQMFIGVMSVFLLGTVIAACSISFPMLLIGRMIQAVGTGLLIPVIMNALLLIYRPEVRGKIMGTFGLVIMFAPAIGPTLSGVIVDFLGWRWLFITVIPFAVFSILFALKYLQNVGEISRPAVDVFSIILSSIGIGGIVYGFSAAGEEEAGFTSVKIIAIIAVSLISITLFVLRQLKLDEPLLDVRVFRYKSYTRGVTIFVIVIMAMFASEIVMPMYLQGPLGFSAKAAGLLLLPGALLNGLMSPTMGSLFDKYGPRKLIIPGTLTLVGVMVFFSGINPATPIWLFVLVYMILMLSISAIMMPSQTNGLNELPKHLYPHGTAIANTLQPVAGALGVSIFVSIMTQSQKGYIEEQSGTVNEGILHSAMTYGVHHAYWFALALAAIAFLISLFIRKAIAPDFDEVKSEA
- a CDS encoding DinB family protein; protein product: MEKEIKIIEDIRSELLHSVNDLTVEECNKELEEGRWTIMQVLDHLYLMERSLTKTIQLTLEKGEEQQVESKPIHYTVNRSTKVDAPPFVVPSEEKQTLQQMKQKLEASRKELLHFIGTTNKKDLQKKAYPHPIFGHIRLDEWVPFIGYHEKRHLEQIEELKSKL